A region from the Bactrocera dorsalis isolate Fly_Bdor chromosome 1, ASM2337382v1, whole genome shotgun sequence genome encodes:
- the LOC105226722 gene encoding lipase member H-A, translating into MKFSLALLLTFCFVYREAPAIIFNQMDIKSLLTSGALDLNVLRCFLHNKNICPSPYIMYRLYAPKSSRHGIALNIHNPLTLFKGDFNPHRETAFIVHGFNGTAVDVHLQFLKDAYLSRDFNVITVDWRPLTRYPCYLHALINTRLTAQCTAQVYSFLTHHGAAREKITCIGHSLGAHICGMISNHLSIKQHRIIGLDPARPLIERKKNHIFRLSIDDASVIQVIHTNAGFLGQEENIGHLNYCINGGRFQPFCKGNPIRRSRCSHFLSICFLASAMFKHKKFVGVSCPNGCKEGSQHIPVSAKNPFGVVTKTEEYNIGNDAPDDARGCYCIDMPFVKHCPFND; encoded by the exons ATGAAATTCTCCCTAGCACTTCTGCTAACCTTTTGCTTTGTATACAGAG AGGCGCCTGCTATTATTTTCAATCAAATGGATATAAAAAGTCTCTTAACCAGCGGAGCTTTGGATTTAAATGTGTTACGATGTTTTCTACACAATAAGAATATATGTCCAAGCCCTTATATAATGTACCGTTTGTATGCTCC GAAATCATCTCGTCATGGAATTGCTCTGAATATACATAATCCCTTAACTCTATTCAAAGGAGATTTTAATCCACATCGGGAAACAGCATTTATTGTACACGGTTTCAATGGTACCGCAGTTGATGTGCATTTGCAGTTTCTAAAAGATG CATATTTATCTCGTGACTTTAATGTTATCACTGTAGATTGGCGGCCATTGACACGCTATCCATGCTACTTACATGCTTTGATTAACACCCGCTTGACCGCCCAATGTACTGCGCAG GTTTATTCGTTCCTCACGCATCATGGGGCAGCTCGTGAAAAAATCACGTGCATTGGTCATTCCCTTGGTGCCCATATTTGTGGTATGATTTCCAACCATTTATCGATAAAACAGCATCGTATTATCG GTCTTGATCCCGCACGACCACTCATCGAacgtaaaaaaaatcacatcttCAGATTATCCATAGATGATGCAAGTGTTATACAGGTGATTCACACCAATGCAGGTTTCTTGGGGCAGGAAGAAAATATAGGTCATCTGAATTATTGCATTAATGGTGGCAGATTTCAACCATTTTGCAAGGGAAATCCTATAA GACGTTCCCGTTGTTCGCATTTCTTAAGTATTTGCTTCCTCGCCAGTGCTATgttcaaacataaaaaatttgttggcgTTTCCTGCCCAAATGGCTGTAAAGAAGGATCTCAACATATTCCGGTTAGTGCGAAAAATCCTTTTGGAGTTGTTACAAAAACGGAAGAATATAATATTGGCAATGATGCCCCTGACGA CGCGAGAGGTTGCTACTGCATCGACATGCCGTTTGTAAAACATTGCCCGTTCAATGACTAG